One genomic window of Myxococcales bacterium includes the following:
- a CDS encoding cellulase family glycosylhydrolase: MSRTAAHPRTTARPSLPLTRRRLAAVAALVAVTAMVAAFGGCTRGTQDAPGADAGDCIGPEFIGTPLSIRCGALVDDEGRQVWLHGVNARVQGLFDVTFDDGRVPLEPIPDFGAADATNIRSLGLNAIRLPINWSGLEPTETGGFSAPYLERIAQIVGLARDAGLFVMLDLHQDAYSKEIGEDGAPYWAISPAPPERLQGPLNDLEARRLSKPVKDAFETFFGPSAEGIRLRARFAKAAARVASRFATEPAVVGLELFNEPLGTDEQLAAFHAEVLAEVRLAAPKKLVFFEPSALRNLTDRASLPARPLGPGTVYAPHVYTLAFTGTPSSIAAMSKETLRASNENARLEADAWQAPLVIGEFGFSPTSPAFTDYVAWQSELQDEVRASSFFWVWKETSQGSWGVYDLVGTKWEERPAVVNALTRLRLERVAGRLGRVGYDREKRRLTFTFEGGTAAGRNVVSTGRLAGTVDVKCDGRGVAAEGKGPIEIACGGAGSHEVVVTVIPR; this comes from the coding sequence ATGAGTCGAACCGCCGCACACCCGAGGACCACCGCGCGACCCAGCCTGCCCCTGACCCGCCGGCGCCTGGCTGCGGTGGCGGCGCTGGTCGCCGTCACGGCGATGGTCGCGGCCTTCGGGGGCTGCACCCGGGGCACGCAGGACGCGCCGGGGGCTGACGCCGGCGACTGCATCGGCCCCGAGTTCATCGGCACGCCGCTCTCCATCCGGTGCGGCGCCCTCGTCGACGACGAGGGGCGGCAGGTCTGGCTCCATGGCGTGAACGCGCGCGTCCAGGGGCTCTTCGACGTGACGTTCGACGACGGTCGCGTCCCGCTGGAGCCGATCCCGGATTTCGGCGCCGCGGACGCCACCAACATCCGGAGCCTTGGGCTCAACGCCATCCGCCTGCCCATCAACTGGAGCGGGCTCGAGCCTACCGAGACCGGCGGCTTCTCGGCGCCGTACCTCGAGCGCATCGCCCAAATCGTCGGGCTCGCGCGCGACGCCGGGCTGTTCGTCATGCTCGATCTCCACCAGGACGCCTACTCCAAGGAGATCGGCGAAGACGGCGCTCCTTACTGGGCGATCTCCCCTGCCCCGCCGGAGCGCCTCCAGGGGCCGCTGAACGACCTGGAGGCGCGGCGACTCTCCAAGCCGGTGAAGGACGCGTTCGAGACCTTCTTCGGGCCGAGCGCCGAGGGCATCCGGCTGCGCGCGCGCTTCGCGAAGGCCGCTGCGCGGGTCGCCTCGCGTTTCGCCACCGAACCCGCGGTCGTGGGCCTCGAGCTGTTCAACGAGCCGCTCGGCACCGACGAGCAGCTCGCCGCGTTCCACGCCGAGGTGCTCGCCGAGGTGCGCCTCGCCGCGCCGAAAAAGCTAGTCTTTTTCGAGCCTTCCGCGCTGCGCAACCTCACCGACCGCGCTTCGCTTCCGGCCCGCCCGCTCGGCCCCGGGACGGTGTACGCGCCGCACGTCTACACGCTCGCGTTCACCGGCACGCCCTCGTCGATCGCCGCCATGTCCAAAGAGACGCTCCGGGCTTCGAACGAGAACGCCCGCCTGGAGGCCGACGCGTGGCAGGCGCCGCTGGTGATCGGCGAGTTCGGCTTCTCGCCCACCTCCCCCGCGTTCACCGACTATGTGGCCTGGCAGTCGGAGCTCCAGGACGAGGTCCGCGCGAGCTCGTTCTTCTGGGTCTGGAAGGAGACGAGCCAAGGCTCGTGGGGCGTCTACGATCTCGTGGGGACCAAATGGGAAGAGCGCCCCGCCGTGGTGAACGCCCTCACGAGGCTCCGGCTGGAGCGCGTGGCCGGGCGCCTCGGCCGGGTCGGATACGACCGCGAGAAGCGCCGCCTCACCTTCACCTTCGAGGGCGGCACGGCGGCCGGCCGCAACGTGGTCAGCACGGGCCGCTTGGCGGGGACCGTCGACGTGAAATGTGACGGACGTGGCGTGGCGGCGGAGGGCAAGGGCCCCATCGAGATCGCGTGCGGCGGCGCCGGCTCGCACGAGGTGGTCGTGACCGTGATTCCGCGCTGA
- a CDS encoding protein kinase, whose amino-acid sequence MDGALTGRSLGAGAYRVGALLGQGAMGAVYEGVQEALGRTVAIKVLHAARGQLREDQFTRFQREARAAAALGHPNIIQITDFQWQPGEPPFLVMERLVGQSLGDAIQRGRLRPQRVAFIASQVLAALGAAHAAGIVHRDIKPDNVFLTVMSMVNDIVKVLDFGVAKLLDEAPLTMAGAMVGSPAYMPPEQALGGAIDARADLYAVGATMYHALSGRLPIEATDASDFLARLDQPITPLEQLVPDLDPGLTQLVGRAMAKRPEARFASAEEMRAALRPWAQPQSASSQELLAHVPSRARTPVGGGFGTGSQAAGFGAGSQAAGFGTGSQAAGFGTGSQAAGVGTGSQAAGFGTGSQAAGFGTGSQAAGGAPGSGAPFATGSHGAVDPGLATASQAAVAPSRAGRGLFVGFGVAVLLMAVAGVAVTVWLLGGARDAPPTASDASPRGAPSSAPSGLVTASTASAPNGTSHPPGGPPTAPDRPSPVPSGAPSRPSPTPTAPSAPPTAPSAPSTAPSAPSGPAGPVFRGCTMVPIPGRSSDFTNGDLGRNTQIPPCTRQTLACKYPSRSFGLTYQVSLAPNGTPTAVSASKDNMGCAADFCLSTALRMQAFPHVGKPSVTVVCSYAR is encoded by the coding sequence GTGGATGGCGCGCTCACGGGGAGGTCGCTAGGCGCTGGGGCCTATCGCGTAGGAGCGCTCCTCGGGCAGGGGGCGATGGGCGCGGTGTACGAGGGCGTCCAGGAGGCCCTCGGCCGCACGGTCGCGATCAAGGTCCTCCACGCGGCGCGAGGGCAGCTTCGCGAAGACCAGTTCACGCGGTTCCAGCGCGAAGCGCGGGCCGCCGCGGCGCTCGGTCACCCCAACATCATCCAGATCACGGACTTCCAGTGGCAACCTGGCGAGCCGCCGTTCCTCGTCATGGAGCGGCTCGTCGGCCAGTCGCTCGGCGACGCGATCCAGCGCGGGCGCCTCCGGCCGCAGCGCGTCGCGTTCATCGCGAGCCAGGTGCTCGCGGCCCTCGGCGCCGCCCACGCCGCCGGCATCGTTCACCGGGACATCAAGCCGGACAACGTGTTCCTCACCGTCATGTCGATGGTGAACGATATCGTCAAGGTTCTTGACTTTGGGGTCGCCAAGCTCCTCGACGAGGCCCCGCTCACGATGGCGGGGGCGATGGTGGGCTCGCCGGCGTACATGCCCCCGGAGCAGGCGCTCGGCGGCGCGATCGACGCGCGCGCTGATCTCTACGCCGTCGGCGCGACGATGTACCACGCGCTCTCCGGCCGCCTCCCGATCGAGGCGACGGACGCGAGCGACTTCCTCGCGCGGCTCGACCAGCCGATCACGCCGCTCGAGCAGCTCGTCCCGGACCTCGACCCAGGCCTCACGCAGCTCGTGGGGAGGGCGATGGCGAAGCGGCCCGAGGCGCGGTTCGCGTCGGCCGAAGAGATGCGCGCCGCGCTTCGACCGTGGGCGCAGCCCCAATCCGCGTCGAGCCAGGAGCTCCTCGCGCACGTCCCTTCGCGGGCGCGCACGCCGGTAGGAGGTGGGTTTGGGACGGGGTCGCAGGCGGCGGGGTTTGGGGCGGGGTCACAGGCGGCGGGGTTTGGGACGGGGTCGCAGGCGGCGGGGTTTGGGACGGGGTCGCAGGCGGCGGGGGTTGGGACGGGGTCGCAGGCGGCGGGGTTTGGGACGGGGTCGCAGGCGGCGGGGTTTGGGACGGGGTCGCAGGCGGCGGGTGGGGCGCCGGGTAGCGGAGCGCCGTTCGCGACAGGCTCGCACGGGGCCGTCGACCCGGGGCTCGCGACCGCCTCGCAGGCGGCCGTGGCGCCGAGCCGCGCGGGGCGAGGGCTTTTCGTCGGATTCGGGGTCGCGGTGCTGCTCATGGCCGTCGCGGGCGTGGCCGTCACCGTGTGGCTTCTTGGCGGTGCGCGCGACGCTCCGCCCACCGCGTCGGACGCGTCGCCTCGGGGCGCGCCGTCATCCGCACCGTCGGGCCTCGTCACCGCCTCGACCGCGAGCGCGCCCAATGGAACGTCGCACCCGCCAGGCGGCCCGCCGACCGCGCCGGACCGCCCTTCGCCCGTGCCATCTGGCGCCCCTTCACGGCCATCGCCCACGCCGACCGCACCGAGCGCGCCGCCGACCGCACCGAGCGCGCCGTCGACCGCACCGAGCGCGCCGTCGGGCCCCGCCGGTCCCGTCTTCCGTGGCTGCACCATGGTGCCGATCCCGGGCAGGTCGAGCGACTTCACGAACGGCGATTTGGGCCGCAACACGCAGATCCCACCGTGCACCCGCCAGACCCTCGCGTGCAAGTACCCGTCGCGCTCGTTCGGCCTGACCTACCAGGTGAGCCTCGCTCCCAACGGCACCCCGACGGCGGTCTCGGCCAGCAAAGACAACATGGGGTGCGCGGCGGACTTCTGTCTCAGCACCGCGCTCCGAATGCAGGCGTTCCCTCACGTTGGGAAGCCCTCCGTCACCGTGGTGTGCTCGTACGCTCGCTGA
- a CDS encoding response regulator, with protein sequence MSEPKVPPTPRATSPLAEARSDESGRIDSPATLEVAGGGDGELLRTLLAILPVGVIAYDMTTIRYANAGALRLLGLPATPSSPAELFQYIHPEDWPVAERRRDARARGEHTPPVELRLCHTSGAVLTVTVDTVELRASPAPLFLTVLQDVTRQREHEREQRAAEARRASEDEALRETQRLESLGVLAGGIAHDFNNLLANVYASLAAISRIAGPLAERHAFAPHIENAECAAARAADLTKQLLVYGGGASIARRPTSLSAVVHELRGLLRVALSRTATLSVHVGADLSPVLADPAQLRQVVMNLVTNSAEALGAKPGRVTIRTRHAATLGPEHRSLVAQATEAPQGWVLLEVEDDGPGVPETSRARIFEPFYSTKGAGRGLGLATTLGILRTHGARLALDTSEAGGARFSCAFPALDGRATPEVAASPPTAPPNEGVTGTVLLVDDERRARFALGFLLKSRGFTVREAADGVEALEAVAAGGVEVVVMDLSMPRMGGREAFLQMRERWPGLPVVLTSGYGAAQLEALPHREDLFGFLEKPFREEALVPLLSRALGRRVGR encoded by the coding sequence ATGTCCGAGCCCAAGGTCCCCCCTACGCCCCGGGCCACGAGCCCCCTCGCCGAGGCCCGGTCCGACGAGTCGGGCCGTATCGACAGCCCGGCCACCCTCGAGGTCGCGGGCGGCGGCGACGGCGAGCTGCTCCGCACGCTCCTCGCGATCCTCCCGGTCGGCGTGATCGCGTACGACATGACCACCATTCGGTACGCCAACGCGGGCGCGCTCCGGCTCCTTGGGCTCCCCGCCACGCCGAGCTCGCCTGCGGAGCTCTTCCAGTACATTCATCCTGAAGACTGGCCCGTCGCCGAGCGGCGGCGCGACGCGCGGGCTCGGGGCGAGCACACGCCGCCCGTGGAGCTGCGCCTGTGCCACACGAGCGGAGCGGTCCTCACGGTGACGGTCGACACCGTGGAGCTGCGCGCGTCGCCCGCGCCCCTGTTCCTGACCGTCCTCCAGGACGTGACCCGCCAGCGCGAGCACGAGCGCGAGCAGCGAGCCGCCGAGGCCCGGCGCGCCAGCGAGGACGAGGCGCTGCGCGAGACCCAGCGGCTCGAGAGCCTCGGCGTGCTTGCTGGAGGAATCGCGCATGATTTCAACAATTTGCTCGCGAACGTCTACGCGAGTCTCGCCGCGATCTCGCGCATCGCGGGCCCCCTCGCGGAGCGCCACGCCTTCGCGCCGCACATCGAGAACGCCGAGTGCGCGGCGGCCCGCGCGGCCGATCTGACCAAGCAGCTCTTGGTCTACGGCGGTGGGGCGTCCATCGCGCGGCGGCCTACCTCGCTCTCGGCCGTCGTCCACGAGCTCCGCGGGCTGCTCCGCGTCGCGCTGTCCAGGACCGCGACCCTCAGCGTGCACGTGGGCGCCGACCTCTCCCCCGTGCTCGCCGATCCGGCGCAGCTCCGGCAGGTCGTGATGAACCTCGTCACGAACTCCGCCGAAGCGCTGGGAGCGAAGCCCGGGCGCGTGACGATCCGCACCCGACACGCGGCCACGCTGGGCCCCGAGCACCGCTCGCTGGTCGCCCAGGCGACCGAGGCTCCCCAGGGCTGGGTGCTGCTCGAGGTCGAAGACGACGGCCCGGGCGTGCCCGAGACCTCGCGTGCGCGCATTTTCGAGCCGTTCTACAGCACCAAGGGCGCAGGGCGCGGCCTCGGCCTCGCCACCACGCTGGGCATCCTCCGCACCCACGGCGCGAGGCTGGCGCTCGACACGAGCGAGGCGGGCGGCGCGAGGTTCTCGTGCGCTTTCCCGGCCCTCGACGGGCGCGCCACGCCCGAGGTGGCCGCAAGCCCCCCGACGGCTCCGCCGAACGAGGGCGTCACGGGCACCGTCCTCCTCGTCGACGACGAGCGCCGCGCGCGCTTTGCGCTAGGATTTCTTCTGAAGAGTCGTGGCTTTACGGTGCGCGAAGCGGCCGACGGCGTGGAAGCGCTGGAGGCGGTCGCCGCGGGCGGAGTCGAGGTCGTGGTGATGGACCTCAGCATGCCGAGGATGGGCGGCCGCGAGGCCTTTCTCCAGATGCGCGAGCGGTGGCCTGGGCTGCCCGTCGTCCTCACGAGCGGGTACGGGGCGGCGCAGCTCGAGGCCCTCCCCCACCGGGAAGACCTCTTCGGGTTCCTGGAGAAGCCGTTCCGCGAGGAAGCGCTCGTGCCGCTCCTGTCTCGCGCGCTCGGGCGCCGCGTGGGGCGTTGA
- a CDS encoding tryptophan 7-halogenase: MEPHAARDQDFDVVIVGHGQAGALLARHLRLALGTSARLLVLEAAPELADYKVGESTVEVAANYMVRRLGLGTYLYQHQLPKNGVRFFFDSQERDVPLPEMSEMGTDRLPFHPAFQLERASFERDLLAMNLASGVDVRLGAEVVDLALGSGDADHRVTFVRDGARTTVSTRFVVDAGGRRQWLLKRLGVGLHRETRLNTASSWARYRRVPGVDSFGDAAWRERVRHTSRHLSTNHMMYDGYWIWFIPLAGDLMSVGVVYDKDRVPERLGTREAFEAFLGRHRATRELLYGAELCDFQQYAHLPYRSDQYFSADRWATTGFASAFVDPFYSPGADFIAIANDFIVELVTRALRGDRGGLVERADLFNAYYEFWYERTLRIYAGLYPTFGSFEVFRLKYMLDFNNYYNLVVWPFMADKHLDVAWLRDELRFVDRVIQAQDSMAAQFVALAEKLRARGEYHAENRGRWHNVLAAIVRLQERLGPRLDEPLRRAQVQAAYSSVFAAVIERAAGLGGLSNRKAFLAELTFPTVVLFKDITEASVARLLDRAAARMKRDLSRELPDAQIAAIRLSAGGAEVESDAGHAEALAQRAAALWDARGESLAHVEL, encoded by the coding sequence ATGGAGCCACACGCCGCCCGAGACCAGGACTTCGACGTCGTCATCGTTGGACACGGCCAGGCCGGCGCCCTCCTGGCGCGGCACCTGCGGCTCGCGCTGGGCACATCCGCGCGCTTGCTCGTGCTGGAGGCCGCCCCCGAGCTCGCCGACTACAAGGTCGGCGAGTCGACGGTCGAGGTCGCTGCAAACTACATGGTTCGGCGGCTCGGGCTCGGCACCTACCTCTACCAGCACCAGCTGCCGAAGAACGGCGTGCGCTTCTTCTTCGACTCGCAGGAGCGGGACGTCCCGCTCCCCGAGATGAGCGAGATGGGCACCGACAGGCTGCCCTTCCACCCGGCCTTTCAGCTCGAGCGCGCGTCGTTCGAACGCGATCTCTTGGCCATGAATCTCGCGAGCGGCGTCGACGTGCGCCTGGGCGCGGAGGTCGTGGATCTCGCCCTCGGCTCCGGCGACGCCGACCACCGGGTCACGTTCGTGCGCGACGGCGCGCGGACCACCGTCTCCACGCGCTTCGTCGTCGACGCCGGGGGGCGCCGGCAGTGGCTCTTGAAGCGGCTTGGCGTGGGGCTCCACCGCGAGACCCGCCTCAACACCGCGTCGAGCTGGGCGCGCTACCGCCGCGTCCCGGGCGTCGACTCGTTCGGCGACGCCGCGTGGCGCGAGCGCGTCCGCCACACGTCGCGGCACCTCTCGACGAACCACATGATGTACGACGGCTACTGGATCTGGTTCATCCCGCTCGCGGGTGACCTGATGAGCGTCGGCGTCGTCTACGACAAGGACCGCGTCCCCGAACGGCTCGGCACCCGCGAGGCGTTCGAGGCCTTCCTGGGCCGTCACCGCGCGACGCGCGAGCTGCTCTACGGGGCCGAGCTCTGCGACTTTCAGCAGTACGCGCACCTGCCCTACCGCTCGGACCAGTACTTCTCCGCCGACCGCTGGGCCACCACGGGCTTCGCGAGCGCCTTCGTCGATCCGTTCTACAGCCCCGGCGCCGACTTCATCGCGATCGCCAACGACTTCATCGTCGAGCTCGTCACACGTGCCTTGCGCGGGGACCGCGGGGGCCTCGTGGAGCGCGCCGACCTCTTCAATGCATACTACGAGTTCTGGTACGAGCGCACGCTGCGGATCTACGCGGGGCTGTACCCGACGTTCGGCTCGTTCGAGGTATTTCGACTGAAATACATGCTCGACTTCAACAACTACTACAACCTCGTGGTGTGGCCGTTCATGGCCGACAAGCACCTCGACGTCGCGTGGCTCCGCGACGAGCTCAGGTTCGTCGATCGGGTCATTCAAGCGCAGGACTCGATGGCCGCCCAGTTCGTCGCGCTCGCGGAGAAGCTCCGCGCGAGGGGCGAGTACCACGCGGAGAACCGCGGCCGCTGGCACAACGTGCTCGCGGCGATCGTGCGCCTGCAGGAGCGCCTTGGTCCCCGCCTCGACGAGCCGCTGCGCCGCGCCCAGGTGCAGGCGGCCTACTCGAGCGTGTTCGCCGCCGTGATCGAGCGCGCGGCCGGGCTCGGCGGGCTGTCGAACCGCAAGGCGTTCCTCGCCGAGCTCACCTTCCCCACCGTCGTGCTCTTCAAGGACATCACCGAGGCGAGCGTGGCGCGGCTCCTCGACCGCGCGGCGGCGCGAATGAAGCGCGACCTCTCTCGCGAGCTGCCCGACGCCCAGATCGCCGCGATCCGTCTGTCGGCGGGCGGCGCCGAGGTCGAGTCCGACGCCGGCCACGCCGAGGCCCTCGCGCAGCGCGCGGCGGCGTTGTGGGACGCCCGCGGCGAATCCCTCGCTCACGTCGAGCTCTAG
- a CDS encoding HEAT repeat domain-containing protein, giving the protein MEEKIIDLLLDREASLEKRVAAAIVLGEVGASSARAAVALGEVLDSDAPLLQQRALEALARVGAKRSIPKIIPLFASPSEDVRRAARAAVASFGEGVVGTLRERLAGPEERAETVELAADAASELTFSALLRGLASATGDAAGSAALVVKQRVKDADERTRKTYLAETEKLLAAQARARGTSAALAGTIRVLGTLEDPRTLPTLLSYATSKTADALVKKEAIRAVASALRGDRAPPKVVDALATAAVDTDDRSLAQAALETLDGLSLAPESIRRLSRLLASPDPEHVRFVIDLLARAPGGEAAKLLVEVLARLDRSFAGPAASALEGKVHAAPALARALLETQDRERAWTLSAVLRPLAKQLPLGLRKELLGHAIDRLASGERGWEAALDVARDADADAVASALRATAHKLVRARSVDKAQVVLSLLTKGELCTPEDRYLQASLTLQRMALDTEEGTRQADEAFGAFERLAEEGFDVSRALRKDRNLDLEHIFYVGCHLADAGLPAGRELLDDVRARGGRARVARLAKAKLEAISAK; this is encoded by the coding sequence GTGGAGGAAAAGATCATCGACCTGCTCCTCGACCGGGAGGCCTCGCTCGAGAAGCGGGTGGCCGCGGCGATCGTGCTGGGCGAGGTGGGCGCGAGCAGCGCGCGGGCGGCGGTCGCGCTCGGCGAGGTGCTCGACTCGGACGCGCCTCTCTTGCAGCAGCGGGCGCTCGAGGCGCTCGCCCGGGTGGGGGCCAAGCGCTCGATACCCAAAATCATTCCGCTCTTCGCCTCGCCCTCCGAGGACGTGCGCCGAGCGGCGCGCGCTGCGGTGGCGAGCTTCGGCGAGGGGGTGGTGGGCACGCTCCGAGAGCGCCTCGCCGGCCCCGAGGAGCGCGCGGAGACGGTCGAGCTCGCGGCAGACGCGGCGAGCGAGCTCACGTTCTCGGCGCTGCTCCGCGGGCTCGCGTCGGCGACCGGTGACGCGGCGGGCTCGGCGGCCCTCGTCGTCAAGCAGCGCGTGAAGGACGCCGACGAGCGGACCCGCAAGACCTACCTCGCCGAAACCGAGAAGCTCCTCGCCGCGCAGGCGCGGGCGCGTGGCACGAGCGCGGCGCTCGCTGGCACCATCCGCGTGCTCGGCACCCTGGAAGACCCCCGGACCCTGCCGACGCTACTCAGCTACGCGACCTCCAAGACGGCCGACGCTTTGGTGAAGAAGGAGGCGATCCGCGCTGTGGCCTCGGCCCTGCGGGGCGATCGCGCACCCCCGAAGGTCGTGGACGCGCTCGCCACCGCGGCGGTGGACACCGACGACCGCTCGCTTGCGCAGGCCGCCCTCGAGACGCTCGACGGGCTGTCGCTCGCTCCGGAGTCGATCCGGCGCCTCTCTCGCCTGCTGGCGAGCCCCGATCCCGAGCACGTTCGCTTCGTCATCGATCTGCTGGCGCGGGCGCCGGGCGGCGAGGCCGCGAAGCTGCTCGTCGAGGTCCTCGCCAGGCTCGACCGCTCGTTCGCCGGGCCGGCCGCCTCGGCGCTCGAGGGCAAGGTGCACGCGGCGCCCGCCCTCGCGCGCGCGCTCCTCGAGACCCAAGATCGCGAGCGCGCGTGGACGCTCAGCGCGGTGCTCCGTCCCCTCGCCAAGCAGCTCCCGCTCGGTCTCCGGAAGGAGCTGCTCGGTCACGCGATCGATCGACTCGCCTCCGGCGAGCGCGGGTGGGAGGCCGCGCTCGACGTCGCGCGCGACGCCGACGCCGACGCCGTCGCGAGCGCGCTGCGAGCCACCGCCCACAAGCTCGTACGGGCGCGCAGCGTCGACAAGGCGCAGGTGGTGCTCTCCTTGCTCACGAAGGGCGAGCTGTGCACCCCCGAGGATCGCTACCTCCAAGCCTCCCTGACGCTCCAGCGCATGGCGCTCGACACCGAAGAGGGGACGCGCCAGGCCGACGAGGCGTTCGGCGCCTTCGAGCGGCTCGCCGAGGAGGGGTTCGACGTCTCGCGAGCGCTACGCAAAGATCGTAACCTCGACCTCGAGCACATTTTCTACGTGGGCTGCCACCTCGCGGACGCGGGGCTCCCCGCCGGCCGCGAGCTGCTCGACGACGTGCGCGCGCGGGGAGGTCGG